A single region of the Chengkuizengella sediminis genome encodes:
- a CDS encoding (2Fe-2S)-binding protein — protein sequence MYLSDSKKLNVSLSINNEERSVVIRPADTLLSVIREQLGLTGSKPGCYNGDCGACTVDINGVPIKSCLMLAVEGVGRKITTIEGLKDTPIQKSFVEHFAFQCGYCTPGFLINCNALIQKHPNAKDDTIEEWLESNICRCTGYKEIEEAIKSVIYPEK from the coding sequence ATGTATTTATCAGACTCAAAAAAACTGAATGTTTCATTATCCATAAATAATGAAGAAAGATCTGTAGTCATTAGACCTGCAGATACACTTTTATCTGTGATTAGGGAGCAACTCGGGTTAACAGGTTCAAAACCTGGTTGTTATAACGGAGACTGCGGAGCTTGTACTGTTGATATCAACGGGGTACCCATCAAATCATGTTTAATGTTAGCTGTAGAGGGAGTTGGGAGAAAGATAACAACCATAGAAGGTCTAAAAGATACACCTATTCAAAAAAGCTTTGTTGAACATTTTGCTTTTCAGTGTGGTTATTGTACACCTGGCTTTCTTATCAATTGTAATGCCTTAATTCAAAAACATCCAAATGCAAAGGATGATACTATTGAAGAGTGGCTTGAATCCAATATTTGTCGATGTACTGGTTATAAAGAAATTGAAGAAGCTATCAAATCAGTCATTTACCCCGAAAAGTGA
- a CDS encoding FAD binding domain-containing protein: MIPFDFEYYSPTSIIEAVQLFQTLDSQGKQPIYYSGGTEIISFARINLLYTKAVIDIKYIPECNILRLEQNQLTLGACLPLTVIEDENHFPLLTKTISEIADHTNRNKITIGGNICGQIYYREAVLPFLLSDSQVVIAGIEGIQTVPIKQVFHQQLALNRGEFLVQIITHEHHLQLPYVSIKKRQQWDTGYPLVTVAAVKKSSPLYSIVQSDPSTDGQILAAFSGISPFPYRSEQIEEDLNQQNLSVEHRVDLAITHLPEPILDDVEGSSTYRKFVLKNTLQHVLTTLEGK; the protein is encoded by the coding sequence ATGATTCCTTTTGATTTTGAATACTACAGTCCTACTTCTATTATTGAGGCAGTTCAATTATTTCAAACTTTGGATTCTCAAGGGAAACAACCCATTTATTATTCAGGTGGCACCGAAATCATTTCATTTGCACGAATAAATCTTCTATACACAAAAGCCGTCATTGATATCAAATACATTCCAGAATGTAATATTTTACGACTAGAACAAAATCAATTAACCTTAGGCGCTTGTCTTCCTCTAACAGTCATAGAAGATGAAAATCATTTTCCTTTACTGACAAAAACCATAAGTGAAATTGCTGATCATACCAACCGCAATAAAATTACAATTGGCGGCAATATTTGCGGCCAGATCTACTACAGAGAGGCAGTATTACCTTTTTTACTTTCAGATAGTCAAGTTGTCATTGCTGGTATTGAAGGTATACAAACAGTACCTATTAAACAGGTTTTTCATCAACAATTAGCTTTGAATAGAGGTGAGTTTTTAGTCCAAATCATTACACATGAACATCATCTCCAACTTCCATATGTCAGTATAAAAAAACGACAGCAGTGGGATACCGGTTACCCGCTAGTTACAGTTGCAGCTGTCAAAAAATCTTCACCCCTTTATTCCATTGTCCAATCTGATCCCTCAACAGATGGTCAAATCCTTGCAGCATTTAGTGGAATAAGCCCATTTCCTTATCGCTCTGAACAAATTGAAGAAGACTTAAATCAACAAAACCTTTCTGTTGAACACAGAGTGGACCTAGCGATAACACATTTACCAGAGCCGATATTAGACGATGTTGAAGGTTCTTCTACATATCGAAAATTTGTATTAAAAAATACTCTACAACACGTATTAACCACATTGGAGGGTAAGTAA
- a CDS encoding xanthine dehydrogenase family protein molybdopterin-binding subunit, which translates to MDIIGSSVIRKDALDKVTGKAKYTADDLSVSMLHAKMIISPYAHARITHIDTSEAWKTSGVRAILAGEEFPLTGEEIRDRPPIAYNRVRYCGEVVAVVVADSPALAKRASSLIKVTYEPLPIINSPSQAYDKNATLVHEKLDSYHREKGVYPEANTNIANRTKIRKGNMELGWSKSEIVVEANFSFSPSDHSAMETRCAIAEIHEDETIVITSSSQSPFMIKKLMHVYFNIDVGKIIVNTPLVGGGYGGKASIQLELVAYLASKAVNGRKVKVLNSREEDLITSPVHIGLDATIKLGCTKDGVLQAAEILYLFDGGAYSDKAVDISRAGAVDCTGPYHLNNIWCDALCMYTNHPYAAPFRGFGHSEVMFAFERTMDILANKINMDPILLRSINAIKPGDTTPTQVLVNKSNVGNVSECISRLKKIIHWNEGKIEKVSDTKVQAKGICCTWKNSTIDPDAGSGVTLTFNPDGSINIISGVVEIGTGTKSVLAQMLADKMKMDIHKIYVQLEVNTQSTPEHWKTVSSRGTFMAGRALLSAADDIIQQLIQLAACILRCSKEDLEVGFGRVFLRDNPELYLNIKDICYGYKYPNGNAVGGQIIGKGNYIQRHVTYFDQNTGAGNPGPEWTVAAQGVVVEFDRSDYTYKILRAITVVDLGKLLNEKAALGQVMGGMSMGLSFAGRETFIFNQHGKILNPQLRTYRPLRFGEHPQYEVEFVETPVLDGPYGARSVGEHGLIGMPAALANSLSLAAGVDLNQLPLIPEFIWKTKVGAADDSF; encoded by the coding sequence ATGGATATCATCGGAAGTAGTGTGATTCGGAAAGATGCATTAGATAAAGTCACAGGCAAAGCAAAATATACTGCTGATGACCTTTCTGTATCTATGCTTCATGCAAAAATGATCATCAGTCCTTATGCTCATGCGAGAATTACACATATTGACACATCAGAAGCATGGAAAACCTCTGGTGTTCGAGCTATCTTAGCAGGAGAAGAATTCCCTCTTACAGGTGAAGAAATTCGTGATCGTCCTCCCATTGCCTATAATAGAGTACGTTATTGTGGTGAAGTTGTAGCTGTTGTTGTTGCTGATAGTCCAGCCCTTGCTAAAAGAGCTTCCAGTCTTATCAAAGTTACCTATGAACCTCTACCTATAATAAATTCCCCTAGTCAAGCTTATGACAAAAACGCCACTCTAGTTCATGAGAAATTAGATTCATATCATCGCGAAAAAGGTGTATATCCAGAAGCAAATACGAACATTGCAAATCGTACAAAAATCCGAAAGGGAAACATGGAGTTAGGTTGGAGTAAAAGTGAGATTGTTGTTGAAGCCAATTTTTCCTTTTCCCCATCTGATCATTCTGCAATGGAAACAAGATGTGCTATTGCAGAAATTCATGAAGATGAAACCATAGTTATCACCTCCTCTTCTCAATCCCCTTTTATGATAAAAAAATTAATGCATGTTTATTTCAATATAGATGTAGGTAAAATCATTGTGAATACACCTTTGGTTGGCGGCGGTTATGGAGGTAAAGCTTCTATTCAATTAGAGCTTGTTGCTTACCTTGCTTCAAAAGCGGTCAATGGAAGAAAAGTGAAGGTTCTAAATTCAAGAGAAGAAGATTTAATTACATCGCCTGTTCATATTGGTTTAGATGCAACTATAAAACTTGGATGTACGAAGGATGGTGTATTACAGGCAGCAGAAATATTATATTTATTTGACGGAGGCGCATATTCAGATAAAGCAGTTGATATCAGTAGAGCAGGTGCTGTTGATTGTACAGGACCTTATCACTTAAACAATATTTGGTGCGATGCTTTATGCATGTATACAAATCATCCTTATGCTGCGCCTTTTAGAGGTTTCGGACATTCAGAAGTCATGTTTGCTTTTGAAAGAACGATGGATATATTAGCAAATAAAATAAATATGGACCCTATACTCTTAAGATCTATCAATGCCATAAAGCCTGGAGATACTACACCTACCCAGGTACTTGTAAACAAAAGTAATGTAGGAAATGTGTCCGAATGTATTTCTAGATTGAAAAAAATCATCCATTGGAATGAAGGAAAAATTGAAAAAGTTAGTGACACGAAGGTCCAAGCAAAAGGAATATGTTGTACTTGGAAAAACTCAACGATCGATCCTGACGCTGGGTCTGGGGTTACACTAACCTTTAATCCTGATGGTAGCATTAACATAATTTCTGGCGTTGTAGAAATAGGAACAGGAACGAAATCCGTTCTTGCACAAATGTTAGCGGATAAAATGAAAATGGATATTCATAAAATCTATGTGCAATTGGAAGTTAATACACAATCTACCCCAGAGCATTGGAAAACAGTGTCCAGCAGAGGAACATTTATGGCGGGTCGAGCTTTACTTAGCGCAGCCGATGATATCATTCAACAGTTAATACAATTAGCTGCATGTATATTAAGATGCTCTAAGGAAGATTTAGAAGTTGGATTCGGCAGAGTATTTTTAAGAGATAATCCAGAACTCTATTTAAATATTAAAGATATTTGTTATGGTTACAAATACCCAAACGGGAATGCTGTTGGAGGTCAGATTATTGGCAAGGGCAATTATATTCAAAGGCACGTAACTTATTTTGATCAAAACACTGGCGCAGGAAATCCAGGTCCAGAATGGACTGTTGCTGCACAAGGGGTTGTGGTTGAATTTGATCGTTCAGATTACACTTATAAAATCTTAAGAGCGATTACAGTTGTTGATCTTGGAAAATTACTCAATGAAAAAGCCGCTTTAGGTCAAGTCATGGGTGGAATGAGCATGGGATTAAGTTTTGCTGGAAGAGAAACATTTATTTTTAATCAACATGGAAAAATCCTAAATCCCCAACTTAGAACTTACCGTCCTCTCCGTTTTGGGGAACATCCACAATATGAGGTGGAATTTGTTGAAACTCCAGTTTTAGATGGTCCGTATGGTGCACGAAGTGTAGGTGAACATGGTTTAATTGGTATGCCAGCTGCTTTAGCTAACAGTTTATCCCTTGCCGCTGGTGTAGACCTCAATCAATTACCTCTTATTCCAGAATTCATATGGAAAACAAAAGTAGGTGCTGCCGATGATTCCTTTTGA
- a CDS encoding nucleotidyltransferase family protein — protein sequence MSDRIVGVFLAAGKSDRMGNNKLNLPLGKQTLGSITLKTAIHSSLDHLVVVTKEQDTPQWISPFLLSPPSKKKWTQQTCKSAIKGQAYSIKCGVKKAMQLQPKAIMILLADQPFISKEMINKLINCYIQHKDAYFVAACYQNTISPPILFSHQMFPAIMQLEGDVGARYLLKKEKWRETGIILPFEHSIPFLDVDTKEDYEFATNVWKSLE from the coding sequence ATGAGTGATCGTATCGTTGGTGTATTTCTTGCTGCAGGAAAAAGCGATCGTATGGGAAATAACAAGTTGAATCTACCACTAGGAAAGCAAACACTTGGAAGTATTACATTAAAAACAGCTATACATTCCTCATTAGACCATCTTGTTGTTGTAACTAAAGAACAGGATACTCCTCAATGGATTTCACCCTTTCTCTTATCACCACCTTCTAAAAAGAAGTGGACTCAACAAACTTGCAAATCAGCCATTAAAGGGCAAGCATATTCGATAAAATGCGGAGTAAAAAAAGCGATGCAATTACAACCAAAGGCTATTATGATTCTGCTCGCGGATCAACCTTTTATATCTAAGGAAATGATAAATAAATTAATTAATTGTTATATACAACACAAAGATGCTTATTTTGTTGCTGCCTGTTATCAAAATACGATTAGTCCCCCCATCTTGTTTTCACATCAAATGTTTCCTGCGATTATGCAATTAGAAGGAGATGTAGGGGCGAGATATTTATTGAAAAAAGAAAAGTGGCGGGAGACAGGAATTATTCTTCCTTTTGAACATTCCATCCCCTTCTTAGATGTAGATACCAAAGAGGATTATGAATTTGCAACAAATGTATGGAAGTCTCTCGAGTGA
- a CDS encoding XdhC family protein, with product MGNENVHQILDVIQHSTKNNVLATILHVEGTAYLKEGTMMLIQEDGFQVGMLSAGCLENDLAIRSKEVFINGRPITITYDMSEETDISWGQGAGCNGVIYILLEFLDQELKENMLNLKEVLDQGIPILHIKTLTEDFKLENNYYYSFEGDTLITSDVDLTLEIRSYLHHNQAESNPSQKSGVHKSDHFPIPFYTHIFSPKPRLIIFGAGPDVKPLVSLAALTGFSITLCDWRTEFCNKEQFPLANEFIIGFPKEMTNKLNLNSQDYVVIMTHHFQRDQEILSTLIHQHLRYLGILGPRIRTEKLLNHKSIPPSLRSPIGLFIGAKGPQEIAISIVAELIQCLRSPFPQNKFELGNS from the coding sequence ATGGGGAACGAGAATGTCCATCAAATATTAGATGTTATTCAACACTCTACAAAAAATAACGTACTGGCTACGATTCTTCATGTGGAAGGTACAGCATATTTAAAAGAAGGAACTATGATGTTGATCCAAGAAGATGGCTTTCAAGTTGGTATGTTAAGCGCTGGTTGCTTAGAAAATGACCTTGCAATCAGGAGCAAAGAGGTTTTTATCAATGGAAGACCAATTACAATCACATATGATATGAGTGAAGAAACAGATATCTCCTGGGGACAGGGAGCAGGATGTAATGGTGTTATATATATTCTGTTAGAGTTTTTAGATCAAGAACTAAAAGAAAATATGCTCAATTTAAAAGAAGTACTTGATCAAGGTATTCCCATTCTACATATAAAAACTTTAACTGAAGATTTTAAATTGGAAAATAACTACTATTACTCATTTGAAGGAGACACTTTAATTACATCGGACGTAGATTTAACACTAGAAATTCGAAGTTATCTTCATCATAACCAAGCAGAATCAAATCCATCTCAAAAAAGCGGAGTTCATAAGTCAGATCATTTCCCCATCCCATTCTATACCCACATTTTTTCACCCAAACCTAGACTCATTATTTTTGGTGCAGGACCTGATGTAAAACCACTTGTTTCTCTTGCAGCACTAACAGGGTTTTCAATCACCCTATGTGATTGGAGGACAGAATTTTGCAATAAGGAACAGTTTCCACTTGCAAACGAATTCATTATAGGGTTCCCGAAAGAAATGACTAATAAATTAAACCTTAACTCTCAAGATTATGTTGTTATTATGACGCATCATTTTCAAAGAGATCAAGAAATTCTATCCACACTCATTCATCAACATTTACGTTATCTCGGTATCCTTGGACCCCGTATTCGAACAGAAAAATTGTTAAATCATAAATCAATCCCCCCATCCCTTCGTTCTCCTATCGGACTTTTCATTGGAGCAAAAGGTCCTCAAGAAATAGCCATTAGTATCGTTGCAGAGTTAATTCAATGTTTACGTTCACCATTCCCTCAAAATAAGTTTGAGTTGGGCAATTCATGA
- a CDS encoding SDR family NAD(P)-dependent oxidoreductase: MSKKVAIITGASSGIGQATALELSNQGFRVMLAARREDRLKQLQSEVIENGGEASYQVTDVTSFAEMETLARATVEQFGQIDILVNNAGVMPLSFLSSRKVEEWDLMVDVNIKGVLYGIGAVLPYMEEQKSGHIINISSVAGHKVMPSSSVYSGTKFAVRAITEGLRQEMKSGQNIRTTIICPGAVATELTHTITDENIIRNLQENYSDVQTLKGEDIAKAIAYAVKQPDHVDVSEIIIRPTEQAL, from the coding sequence GTGAGTAAAAAAGTAGCCATTATTACAGGAGCAAGTAGTGGGATTGGTCAAGCAACAGCTCTTGAATTATCTAATCAAGGATTCAGAGTCATGTTAGCAGCAAGACGAGAAGACAGATTAAAACAGCTTCAATCTGAAGTGATTGAAAATGGTGGAGAGGCTTCTTACCAAGTAACGGATGTAACTTCATTTGCGGAGATGGAAACTTTAGCGAGAGCAACCGTTGAACAATTTGGTCAAATTGATATTCTTGTTAACAATGCGGGGGTTATGCCATTATCATTTTTAAGCAGTAGAAAAGTAGAAGAATGGGATCTCATGGTAGATGTTAATATTAAAGGTGTCCTTTATGGGATTGGGGCTGTTCTCCCGTATATGGAAGAACAAAAATCTGGACATATTATTAACATTTCATCTGTAGCTGGTCATAAAGTTATGCCATCAAGTTCTGTTTACAGCGGTACAAAGTTTGCAGTAAGAGCGATCACTGAAGGATTACGTCAGGAAATGAAATCTGGACAAAACATTCGTACAACCATTATTTGCCCTGGAGCTGTAGCAACAGAATTAACACATACGATCACTGATGAGAATATCATCCGTAACTTACAAGAAAATTATTCAGATGTACAAACTTTAAAAGGTGAGGATATTGCAAAAGCAATCGCATATGCAGTAAAACAACCTGATCACGTAGATGTGAGCGAAATTATCATTCGCCCTACAGAACAAGCTTTATAA
- a CDS encoding SDR family oxidoreductase, translating to MTQKVAIITGASSGIGQATALELSNQGFRVMLAARREDRLKQLQSEVINNGGETSYQVTDVTSFKEMETLAKATVEQFGQIDILVNNAGIMPLSLLNKIKVDEWDRMVDVNIKGVLYGIGAVLPYMEEQKSGHIINVSSVAGHRVGPGMSVYSGTKFAVRAITEGLRQEMKSGQNIRTTIISPGAVATELAQTITDEDIISGFQERFKDLEFLRGEDIAKGIYYAVSQPDHVDVSEIIIRPTEQS from the coding sequence ATGACGCAAAAGGTAGCCATTATTACTGGAGCAAGTAGTGGGATCGGTCAAGCAACAGCCCTTGAATTATCAAATCAGGGATTCAGGGTCATGTTAGCAGCAAGACGAGAAGACAGATTAAAGCAGTTGCAATCGGAAGTGATCAATAATGGTGGCGAGACTTCTTACCAAGTAACAGATGTAACTTCTTTTAAGGAGATGGAAACATTAGCAAAAGCAACCGTTGAGCAATTTGGTCAAATTGATATCCTAGTGAACAATGCCGGAATCATGCCATTATCATTATTAAACAAAATAAAAGTGGATGAGTGGGATCGTATGGTTGATGTCAATATTAAAGGAGTTTTGTATGGGATTGGCGCAGTTCTCCCGTATATGGAAGAACAAAAATCTGGACATATTATCAACGTATCCTCTGTAGCAGGACATCGAGTGGGACCAGGAATGTCCGTTTATAGTGGTACTAAATTCGCTGTAAGAGCAATCACTGAAGGATTACGTCAAGAAATGAAATCTGGACAAAACATCCGTACAACCATTATTAGCCCTGGAGCAGTTGCAACTGAATTAGCACAAACGATCACTGATGAAGATATTATCAGTGGGTTCCAAGAAAGATTTAAAGATTTAGAATTTCTAAGGGGAGAAGATATTGCAAAAGGCATCTACTATGCAGTTTCACAACCCGACCATGTAGATGTGAGTGAAATTATCATCCGCCCAACAGAGCAATCATAG
- a CDS encoding TetR/AcrR family transcriptional regulator — MRKIDPELRGQMRKTYVGKLMNVIRIKGFNSLKIQDMAEYMQISKASLYNYFSSKEEIIQELTRTYIAYYEEVDQTILNNELTYIDRFQKLYEQEVLTFIYISELFLEELKVGFSELYEGIMSARQQRKMNIRQFYEMGMKEGIFHTLNPSIYTVQDEVMLRKLLDPAFLLEEGLTIKQVLFDYYQAKKVQVFKADELKRINDKSTILEKIEYLTRKLSNSYSS; from the coding sequence ATGCGAAAAATAGATCCTGAATTAAGGGGACAGATGAGAAAAACATACGTAGGGAAATTAATGAATGTGATTCGTATAAAAGGGTTTAATTCTTTGAAAATACAAGATATGGCTGAGTATATGCAGATCAGTAAAGCTTCCCTTTATAATTATTTTTCTTCTAAAGAAGAAATCATTCAAGAGCTTACAAGGACATATATTGCATACTATGAAGAGGTTGATCAAACTATTTTAAACAATGAACTCACTTATATAGATCGTTTTCAAAAATTATATGAACAAGAAGTACTCACTTTTATTTATATTTCTGAATTGTTTTTAGAGGAATTAAAAGTAGGTTTTTCTGAATTATATGAAGGAATCATGTCGGCACGTCAACAAAGAAAAATGAACATTAGACAGTTTTATGAGATGGGGATGAAAGAAGGAATATTTCATACTTTAAATCCAAGTATTTACACTGTACAGGATGAAGTGATGTTGAGAAAATTGCTTGACCCAGCTTTCTTATTAGAAGAAGGGCTTACAATAAAACAAGTGTTATTTGATTATTATCAAGCTAAAAAAGTACAAGTTTTTAAAGCTGATGAGCTAAAAAGAATAAATGATAAATCAACAATATTGGAAAAAATTGAGTACCTTACTCGTAAGTTATCTAATTCGTATTCATCATAA
- the trmB gene encoding tRNA (guanosine(46)-N7)-methyltransferase TrmB: MGRLRRRSDTLEFLENAKDVVELEPQANKGRWREVFGNDNPIHVELGMGKGKFISEMSLKYPEFNFIGIDLYDELVRKASEKAYALREEHEVSNIDNLRLVLMNIEKIEEVFDENEIDQIYLNFSDPWPKKRHASRRLTHANFLKKYQKVLKNNGEIHLKTDSVSLFEFSLNSFADLDLKMKNIKLDLHKESTPENHVFTEYEEKFVEQGVRIHRCEVILMK; encoded by the coding sequence ATGGGCAGATTGAGACGCCGATCAGATACACTTGAATTTTTAGAAAACGCTAAAGATGTGGTAGAACTTGAACCACAGGCTAATAAAGGCAGATGGAGAGAAGTTTTTGGTAATGATAATCCTATTCACGTAGAGTTAGGGATGGGAAAAGGGAAATTCATTTCTGAAATGAGCTTGAAGTATCCTGAATTCAATTTTATAGGGATAGATCTATATGATGAGTTAGTTAGAAAAGCAAGTGAAAAGGCATATGCTTTGAGGGAAGAACACGAGGTATCAAATATAGATAATTTAAGACTTGTTTTAATGAATATTGAGAAAATAGAAGAAGTTTTTGATGAGAATGAAATTGATCAAATTTATTTAAACTTTAGTGATCCATGGCCAAAAAAAAGACATGCTTCTCGCAGGCTAACTCATGCAAATTTCTTGAAAAAATACCAGAAGGTTTTAAAGAATAATGGAGAGATTCATTTAAAAACAGATTCAGTTTCTCTCTTTGAATTTTCTTTAAACTCATTTGCTGATTTGGATTTAAAAATGAAAAATATAAAGTTGGATTTGCATAAAGAGAGTACTCCTGAAAACCATGTGTTTACAGAGTATGAAGAAAAATTCGTTGAGCAAGGTGTGAGAATCCACCGTTGCGAAGTCATTTTGATGAAATAA
- a CDS encoding MGDG synthase family glycosyltransferase, with protein MQQKNILILSEGFGTGHTQAAYAISEGLKNQFIHTKVIELLKFLHPNLAPHFFNVYRKTLDVQPKIYEKLYKSQYENSLNRFTQMILHRIFYARTYSFIDHFQPDTILCTHPFPNAVIARLKRLGLQVPLYTVVTDYVIHGAWITPETDKYLIPTEEIKRQLIKKNVPEEKIMISGIPIHSKFWKTNEKLKIRDKFGLQPIPTVLIMGGGWGMMKYNELMEYLLFWKDKIQFIICMGNNEKARKKIISNSKFQHPNIHILGFTKAIDELMDVSDLLITKPGGITCTEGLVKQLPMIFYNPIPGHEEENCQFFLNHHLAEKLTSIDELKFWLNQLVQQQKITFQSKSFCTTQFSVDEINCLI; from the coding sequence TTGCAACAAAAAAATATACTCATTTTATCAGAAGGATTCGGTACAGGTCATACACAAGCCGCATATGCTATATCAGAAGGACTAAAAAATCAATTTATTCATACAAAGGTAATTGAATTATTAAAATTTCTACATCCAAATTTAGCGCCTCATTTCTTTAATGTATATCGAAAAACATTAGATGTACAACCGAAAATATATGAAAAATTGTATAAATCGCAATATGAAAATTCACTGAATCGTTTCACTCAAATGATTCTCCATCGCATTTTTTACGCTAGAACATACTCATTTATTGATCATTTTCAACCTGATACCATCCTTTGTACTCATCCTTTTCCAAATGCCGTAATTGCCAGATTAAAAAGATTAGGACTCCAAGTACCTTTATATACAGTCGTTACTGATTATGTTATTCACGGGGCTTGGATAACACCGGAGACAGATAAATATTTAATACCTACTGAAGAAATAAAAAGACAATTAATTAAAAAAAATGTGCCTGAAGAAAAAATTATGATCTCCGGCATTCCAATACACTCTAAATTTTGGAAGACAAATGAAAAGTTAAAAATAAGGGACAAGTTCGGACTTCAACCTATACCTACTGTGCTCATTATGGGTGGGGGTTGGGGAATGATGAAATACAATGAGTTAATGGAATATTTATTATTTTGGAAGGACAAAATTCAATTCATCATCTGTATGGGAAATAATGAAAAGGCACGAAAAAAGATCATTTCAAACTCTAAATTTCAGCACCCTAATATCCATATTCTTGGTTTTACTAAGGCAATTGATGAGTTAATGGATGTTTCAGATCTATTAATCACAAAACCAGGTGGAATCACCTGTACAGAAGGTTTAGTAAAACAATTGCCCATGATATTTTATAATCCTATCCCTGGTCATGAGGAAGAGAATTGTCAATTTTTCTTAAACCATCATTTGGCAGAAAAACTCACTTCAATTGATGAGCTAAAGTTTTGGTTAAATCAGTTGGTACAACAACAAAAAATAACATTTCAATCAAAATCTTTTTGCACAACTCAATTCTCTGTAGATGAGATTAATTGTCTGATTTGA
- a CDS encoding phosphatase PAP2 family protein — MLYRLKMIENQIFFFINVRLKNKILDIIMTNITHLGGALFTICITLALSIFASAPWKHAAFMSLVSLSLSHIPVAVIKKTYKRLRPYLVIKHVITYKNPLKDHSFPSGHTTAIFSIIIPFVISIPVMSILLLPLGFVVALSRIYLGLHYPSDVFAGLIIGTLTGISVTSFLG; from the coding sequence ATGTTATATCGATTGAAAATGATTGAAAATCAAATATTTTTCTTTATAAATGTTAGACTAAAAAATAAAATTTTAGATATTATTATGACTAACATCACTCATTTAGGCGGGGCTTTATTTACTATATGCATAACTTTAGCATTGTCAATTTTTGCATCTGCACCATGGAAACATGCTGCTTTCATGAGTTTAGTATCATTAAGTTTAAGTCATATTCCAGTAGCTGTAATTAAAAAAACATACAAAAGACTAAGACCTTATTTGGTTATTAAACACGTAATCACTTATAAAAATCCATTAAAGGATCATTCTTTTCCATCAGGTCATACCACTGCTATTTTTTCAATCATTATACCATTTGTCATTAGCATACCTGTAATGAGCATCCTATTGCTGCCATTAGGTTTTGTTGTTGCATTATCCAGAATATATTTAGGTCTGCATTACCCATCTGATGTTTTTGCTGGTTTAATCATTGGTACATTAACGGGTATTTCCGTGACTAGCTTCTTAGGATAA
- the infC gene encoding translation initiation factor IF-3, whose translation MINESIRAREVRLIGAEGDQLGIKPIKEALRLAYDANLDLVAVAPTAKPPVCRIIDYGKYRYEAQKKEKEARKNQKIVDIKEVRFSSKIEEHDYQTKLRNVIKFLKAEDKVKCSIRFRGREITHADIGKKVLDRVIEDVKEYAEIERRPRLDGRSMIMVLAPITKK comes from the coding sequence ATCATTAACGAATCTATAAGAGCTAGAGAGGTTCGTTTAATTGGAGCCGAGGGAGACCAGCTTGGAATCAAACCCATTAAAGAAGCGTTGCGTTTAGCATATGATGCAAATTTAGATCTAGTTGCTGTTGCTCCAACAGCAAAACCACCAGTCTGTCGTATCATAGATTACGGTAAATATCGCTATGAAGCACAGAAAAAAGAAAAAGAAGCACGTAAGAATCAAAAAATCGTGGACATTAAAGAAGTGCGTTTCAGCTCTAAAATCGAAGAACATGATTACCAAACTAAGCTGCGTAATGTAATCAAATTCCTTAAGGCAGAAGATAAGGTGAAGTGTTCGATTCGTTTTCGGGGTCGTGAGATTACACATGCTGACATTGGTAAAAAAGTACTTGATAGAGTAATCGAAGACGTTAAAGAGTATGCCGAAATTGAGCGTAGACCTAGACTTGATGGTCGAAGCATGATTATGGTACTTGCTCCGATAACAAAAAAATAG
- the rpmI gene encoding 50S ribosomal protein L35: MPKMKTHSSLKGRFKVTGTGKIKRHKRGKNHLLSKKSGRQKNLMKTQPIMAKGDVKRLAQQLSNLK; encoded by the coding sequence ATGCCTAAAATGAAAACTCACAGCAGTTTAAAAGGTCGTTTTAAAGTTACAGGCACTGGTAAAATTAAAAGACATAAACGTGGTAAAAACCACTTGTTATCTAAAAAGTCAGGAAGACAGAAAAACTTAATGAAAACTCAACCAATCATGGCTAAAGGTGACGTTAAACGTTTAGCTCAACAATTATCAAATCTTAAATAA